The following proteins are co-located in the Pirellulales bacterium genome:
- a CDS encoding serine/threonine-protein kinase: MANDREKTGTEEVYQDDVSAGDIGAALEALHTRLTTGGDCETPSLAGLNAEELLRVMRLQERLVQLEHARVAEDDNSAEMIGPLNVAPRDSTQTNPFGNAETPRPAADSRGVASAEALAAFEHTAIPAASNTANRGVIGRFEVLRVLGRGGQGLMLLANDPVLGRKVALKVPWSETLITPQLRRRFLREARAVARLTHPHIVPVYEVGELGPICFIASAFVEGPSLAERLESRNAPLSPHQAAAIVADLADAIQYAHSQGVLHRDLKPANVLLEAHSLEEAGRGASWVAKLTDFGLAKILDLAGDETRSGALIGTPAYMSPEQAKADHAQVGPASDVYSLGAILYELLTGCAAFRAESEAETLRRVIMEPAASTRRLRADVPADLDAICLKCLEKDPASRYASAADFAADLRRYLAGEPTHARPLSAAARLTRWAGRNRRVAALLGLVAVLLVGMTGISTVAAIRINDARRNAEQHVVELTKRDAFAREQVNVAQFNRAYVTGDLVIGRRVIDDLRQDGHRLDEFEWRLLKEKLRGHVGAIDRPGTNEAVISLVYAPDGRALVAGTDKGNLFTWNARTLEPLGVTKAHDVCVNSIHLSPDGEMAATTSCDKLVKLWNTKSWECVGELVGHTHEVGACAFSPDGKLLVSGTRQQDNQRVPAGEFRLWDVATRECLSEWRCELNTVYGMSFINDRAVVACFRDGEILQWDISTRPPQSTEVSFDTPTLLQRPEIAERSFTKNTLIPSADRRYLAFFDGFGEAWSPTWNKLMLVDLGSGETRKLAEGRYERAIGAFSPDSRLLAAVANEDSPRIYSTTTGSLLHDFGPGRRGALAFSADGRSLAISRWNGPINIHDITVPNEIHHRLPGGRVTICPDTRHVFCSFGDESRLEIYDLVTGQCISERQPTKGHSVGLDAISPNERRASYNGNLSGKPAVAVVDLENPNGVMTLGPRHGAPIFLADDLLAVESTSDVKTYDLRTGEIVKQFPFPEELVGEYGAILDAIPNGRRIGIAFHRDIPDSVFILDTDDGSWLGIAHHYRNVRLSRDGKYVAAFDGDTGIQISDAETGAKLQEVLVPTRHVVSADFSPDSRTLAGVCSDGTLRLWRVTTGQELCTLAKFAERPEYCRFSSDGSTLIASAGHGGENGEWDVFVFIAAPERENCEQQ, encoded by the coding sequence ATGGCAAATGATCGAGAAAAGACCGGCACCGAAGAAGTTTATCAAGATGACGTCAGCGCGGGTGACATTGGCGCCGCGCTCGAGGCACTGCACACGCGTCTGACGACCGGCGGCGATTGTGAGACGCCGTCGCTCGCCGGGCTTAATGCCGAGGAGCTGTTGCGCGTGATGCGCTTGCAAGAGCGGCTGGTACAACTGGAACATGCGAGAGTAGCAGAGGATGACAACTCGGCCGAGATGATCGGTCCGCTGAACGTTGCGCCGCGCGACAGCACGCAAACCAACCCTTTTGGTAACGCCGAAACGCCGCGCCCGGCGGCCGATTCGCGCGGCGTCGCGAGTGCCGAGGCCCTGGCGGCCTTCGAACACACGGCAATCCCCGCCGCGAGCAATACGGCGAACCGCGGCGTGATCGGCCGCTTCGAAGTGCTGCGCGTGCTGGGGCGCGGTGGGCAAGGGTTGATGCTGCTGGCGAACGATCCGGTGCTGGGGCGCAAAGTGGCGCTCAAGGTCCCCTGGTCCGAAACGCTGATTACGCCGCAGTTGCGACGGCGCTTTTTGCGCGAGGCGCGGGCCGTGGCCCGGCTCACGCATCCGCACATCGTACCGGTGTACGAAGTCGGCGAGCTGGGGCCGATCTGCTTCATCGCCAGCGCCTTCGTTGAAGGGCCCAGCCTTGCCGAACGGCTCGAGTCGCGAAACGCCCCACTCAGCCCGCACCAGGCGGCGGCAATCGTGGCCGACCTGGCCGATGCGATTCAATATGCTCACAGCCAAGGTGTGCTGCACCGCGACTTGAAGCCGGCCAATGTGCTGCTCGAAGCACACTCTCTCGAAGAAGCGGGGAGGGGCGCCTCGTGGGTGGCCAAGCTCACCGATTTCGGCCTGGCCAAGATTCTCGACCTGGCTGGCGATGAAACGCGCTCAGGCGCACTGATCGGCACGCCGGCTTACATGTCGCCTGAACAGGCCAAGGCGGATCATGCGCAAGTCGGGCCGGCCAGTGACGTCTATTCCTTGGGCGCGATTCTGTATGAGCTGCTGACGGGCTGCGCAGCGTTTCGCGCCGAATCCGAGGCCGAGACATTGCGACGCGTGATCATGGAGCCGGCCGCCTCGACGCGGCGCTTGAGAGCGGATGTGCCGGCCGATCTGGACGCGATCTGTTTGAAATGCCTGGAGAAAGATCCGGCCAGTCGTTACGCGAGCGCGGCGGACTTCGCCGCCGACTTGCGCCGATACCTGGCCGGCGAACCGACGCATGCGCGGCCGTTGTCGGCCGCCGCGCGCCTCACACGCTGGGCCGGGCGCAATCGCCGCGTGGCGGCGCTACTGGGGCTGGTGGCCGTACTGCTGGTGGGCATGACCGGCATCTCGACCGTGGCGGCAATTCGCATCAACGACGCCCGCCGCAACGCCGAACAGCATGTCGTCGAGTTGACCAAACGCGACGCGTTTGCGCGGGAGCAAGTGAACGTAGCGCAGTTTAATCGGGCATACGTGACCGGCGACTTGGTTATTGGCAGGCGCGTCATTGACGATCTGAGGCAGGATGGCCACCGGCTGGATGAATTCGAATGGCGGCTTCTCAAAGAAAAACTGCGCGGGCACGTCGGGGCGATTGACCGCCCCGGCACGAACGAGGCAGTTATCTCGCTTGTCTATGCGCCGGACGGTCGAGCCCTCGTCGCTGGAACCGATAAAGGCAACCTGTTCACGTGGAATGCCCGCACACTGGAGCCACTTGGCGTGACCAAGGCCCATGATGTGTGCGTGAACTCGATCCACTTATCGCCCGATGGCGAAATGGCGGCCACGACGAGTTGCGACAAGCTGGTCAAGCTATGGAACACCAAGTCATGGGAATGCGTTGGAGAGCTTGTTGGACATACGCATGAGGTAGGAGCCTGTGCCTTCTCGCCGGACGGGAAGCTGCTAGTTTCAGGAACGCGCCAACAGGACAATCAGCGCGTCCCTGCTGGAGAATTCCGCTTATGGGACGTCGCGACTCGCGAGTGTTTATCCGAGTGGCGTTGTGAACTCAACACTGTGTATGGGATGTCGTTCATCAACGACCGTGCGGTGGTCGCTTGCTTTCGGGATGGCGAGATTCTGCAATGGGATATTTCAACGCGACCACCGCAGTCGACAGAGGTGAGCTTTGACACGCCCACTTTACTGCAACGTCCAGAAATCGCGGAAAGGTCATTTACGAAAAACACTCTTATACCGTCGGCGGATCGCCGTTACCTGGCATTTTTCGATGGCTTCGGCGAGGCATGGTCGCCGACGTGGAACAAGCTGATGCTCGTCGATTTGGGCTCCGGCGAAACTCGTAAGCTGGCTGAGGGTCGATACGAACGCGCGATCGGCGCGTTTTCGCCCGACTCGCGCTTGCTGGCCGCGGTCGCAAACGAAGATTCGCCCCGCATCTATTCGACGACAACGGGTAGTTTATTACATGACTTCGGGCCCGGTCGTCGCGGAGCACTCGCGTTTTCCGCCGATGGGCGATCATTGGCGATCTCCCGGTGGAATGGGCCGATCAATATTCACGACATCACGGTTCCGAATGAAATCCATCACCGGCTCCCCGGAGGCAGAGTCACCATATGCCCGGACACGCGGCACGTGTTTTGTTCCTTCGGCGATGAATCCCGGTTGGAAATCTATGACTTAGTGACCGGCCAGTGCATCAGCGAGAGGCAGCCCACCAAGGGCCATAGCGTGGGGCTGGATGCGATCTCGCCCAATGAGCGGCGGGCTAGTTACAACGGAAACTTGTCCGGAAAACCGGCGGTTGCCGTGGTGGACCTGGAGAATCCGAACGGCGTGATGACCCTCGGTCCGCGGCACGGTGCCCCGATTTTTCTTGCCGATGATTTGCTCGCCGTTGAGTCAACCAGCGACGTGAAAACATACGACCTACGAACTGGCGAAATCGTCAAGCAATTTCCATTTCCGGAAGAACTAGTAGGTGAGTACGGCGCAATATTGGACGCGATTCCCAATGGAAGAAGGATAGGCATTGCTTTTCATAGGGACATTCCCGACAGCGTGTTCATATTGGACACGGATGACGGTTCTTGGCTCGGCATTGCGCACCACTACCGAAACGTGCGGCTGTCGCGCGACGGCAAATACGTGGCGGCGTTTGACGGCGACACCGGCATCCAAATCAGTGATGCCGAGACCGGTGCAAAGCTTCAAGAGGTGCTCGTTCCCACGCGTCATGTGGTCTCGGCGGACTTTTCGCCTGACAGCCGCACGCTGGCGGGCGTTTGCAGCGATGGCACCCTGCGGCTGTGGCGAGTTACTACCGGCCAAGAGCTTTGTACGCTCGCAAAATTCGCAGAGAGGCCCGAATATTGCCGCTTTTCGAGCGACGGATCAACGCTGATCGCATCGGCCGGCCATGGCGGCGAAAACGGAGAATGGGACGTTTTCGTCTTCATAGCCGCGCCGGAGCGAGAGAATTGCGAACAGCAGTAG
- a CDS encoding cyclase family protein, which translates to MFDRVRIIDLSVALAHQAASEPLPASIRYIDHAGEGLQQMRHFFGVTPDDLVYSQGQGWAIEEIHAITHTGTHVDAPYHYGATSEGKPARTIDQVPLEWCFAPGVVIDVRHVPTGSAITVHDLEQALEKIDYQLRPRDIVLLHTGADKRIDTPEYFAQPGLDRASTLWLVEQGVRVIGIDAYTLDRPFAAMIEDFRRTKDGRAIWPAHFAGITREYCQIEKLANLDLIPRPHGFHVSCLPVKIERASAGWCRAVALVPEN; encoded by the coding sequence ATGTTCGACCGTGTGCGGATCATTGATCTCAGCGTGGCGCTCGCGCATCAAGCGGCGAGCGAACCGCTGCCGGCGTCGATACGCTACATCGACCATGCCGGCGAAGGTTTGCAGCAGATGCGGCATTTTTTCGGTGTTACGCCCGACGACCTCGTTTATTCCCAGGGACAGGGCTGGGCCATCGAGGAAATCCACGCCATCACGCACACGGGCACGCACGTCGATGCTCCTTATCATTACGGCGCCACGAGCGAAGGAAAGCCGGCCCGCACCATCGACCAGGTGCCGCTCGAGTGGTGCTTTGCGCCGGGCGTCGTGATCGACGTGCGGCACGTCCCCACCGGCTCGGCGATTACCGTACACGACCTCGAACAAGCACTGGAAAAGATCGACTATCAGTTGCGGCCGCGCGACATCGTGCTCTTGCACACCGGGGCCGACAAGCGCATCGACACGCCTGAGTACTTCGCCCAGCCCGGGCTTGATCGGGCCAGCACGCTGTGGCTGGTCGAGCAGGGAGTGCGCGTGATCGGCATTGACGCGTATACGCTCGATCGCCCGTTCGCGGCCATGATCGAAGATTTTCGCCGCACGAAGGACGGGCGGGCCATCTGGCCGGCGCACTTCGCAGGCATCACGCGCGAGTATTGCCAGATCGAGAAGCTGGCCAATCTCGACCTGATCCCGCGGCCGCACGGATTTCACGTCTCGTGCTTGCCGGTGAAGATCGAGCGGGCCAGCGCCGGCTGGTGCCGGGCGGTGGCGCTGGTGCCCGAGAATTAG
- a CDS encoding tetratricopeptide repeat protein: MARVPAHSKSRAKAARPPEEARLPAKTSRWQTVAAGAALVAMVLVSYAYALRCDFIWDDDAYVTKNHTLESLDGLRRIWSELGAVPQYYPLVHTTFWIERHLWGLNPLGFHAVNIALHAASAFLVWRLLLRLEVPGAWLAAALFAVHPVEVESVAWITERKNVLSLPLALLSLLAYLRFAPLSPTENIRATASVPWNWRWYTVSFALFVAAALSKTVVVTLPAVVLVIIWWKRGRIAIADVLPLVPFFAAGIGLGLVTVWMEKNFVGAAGEEWSLTPMDRLLLAGRVLWFYAAKLAWPYPLAFFYPRFSIDAHVWWQYLFPLAGVAVIIALWQSRERIGRGPLAAVLIFAGVLTPALGFFDVYPFRFSFVADHFQYHAGIALLALAAAGLAPLLERAAQARRGARFLFSSLLLLPLAVLTFCQTFIYFDLETLYADTIAKNPTSWTAYANLSMHFITVGRKREAYALAERALELAPDDSVTNGNLAALLLADVVQGNDDDDKLGRATKYFEKSVKLTPENIPSRKGLGYALMKSGRYAEAEQQLVPALEAMPDDANALYALGMVRFGQGRFQEAADLLQQSLRKEPADIDTHRALADVWQKLGRNAEAATEHRTVAEMAKARAAILADAGERYLERGHLEQATAAFARALYLDPTDTKARDGLERAERAARDFRP, from the coding sequence ATGGCTCGTGTTCCGGCGCACAGTAAGAGCCGCGCGAAGGCCGCGCGGCCGCCGGAAGAAGCCCGGCTGCCCGCGAAGACATCGCGCTGGCAGACAGTCGCGGCCGGCGCGGCGCTGGTGGCCATGGTGCTCGTCAGCTACGCGTACGCCTTGCGCTGCGACTTCATCTGGGACGACGACGCGTACGTCACCAAGAATCACACGCTGGAATCGCTCGATGGTTTGCGGCGCATCTGGTCCGAGCTGGGAGCGGTCCCGCAGTATTATCCGCTCGTTCACACCACGTTTTGGATCGAGCGGCATTTGTGGGGACTCAATCCGCTCGGATTTCACGCGGTGAATATCGCGCTGCACGCGGCCAGTGCGTTCCTGGTGTGGCGGCTGCTTCTGCGGCTCGAGGTGCCCGGGGCCTGGCTCGCGGCGGCGCTCTTCGCCGTGCACCCGGTCGAGGTCGAATCGGTCGCCTGGATCACCGAGCGAAAGAACGTCTTATCGCTGCCGCTGGCTCTGCTTTCGCTACTGGCTTATTTGCGCTTCGCACCGTTAAGCCCTACGGAGAACATTCGTGCGACTGCGTCCGTCCCGTGGAATTGGCGCTGGTACACGGTATCATTCGCGCTCTTCGTGGCGGCGGCTTTGAGCAAGACCGTGGTCGTGACGCTGCCGGCCGTTGTGCTGGTAATCATCTGGTGGAAGCGGGGCCGCATCGCGATCGCCGACGTGCTGCCGCTGGTTCCCTTCTTTGCGGCCGGCATCGGGCTGGGGCTCGTCACCGTGTGGATGGAAAAGAATTTTGTCGGCGCCGCCGGCGAAGAATGGTCGCTCACGCCCATGGATCGCCTGCTCTTGGCCGGGCGCGTGTTGTGGTTTTACGCCGCGAAGCTGGCCTGGCCTTACCCGCTGGCGTTTTTCTATCCGCGGTTTTCGATCGATGCGCACGTGTGGTGGCAATACTTGTTTCCGCTGGCCGGCGTCGCGGTCATCATCGCGCTGTGGCAATCGCGAGAGCGGATCGGGCGCGGGCCGCTGGCGGCGGTACTGATTTTCGCCGGCGTGCTGACACCGGCGCTCGGTTTTTTCGACGTTTACCCGTTTCGCTTTTCGTTCGTGGCCGACCATTTTCAGTATCACGCGGGCATCGCGCTTTTGGCGCTGGCGGCCGCGGGGCTAGCGCCGCTGCTCGAGCGCGCCGCGCAGGCGCGAAGAGGCGCCCGATTCCTCTTCTCGTCGCTGCTGCTATTGCCGTTGGCCGTTCTGACGTTCTGCCAGACATTCATCTATTTCGACTTGGAAACTCTTTACGCCGACACGATCGCCAAGAACCCAACCAGTTGGACCGCTTACGCCAACCTGTCGATGCATTTCATCACCGTGGGACGCAAGCGAGAGGCGTACGCGCTGGCCGAGCGCGCGCTCGAACTTGCGCCCGACGACTCGGTAACTAACGGAAACCTGGCGGCGCTCTTGTTGGCCGACGTGGTCCAAGGGAACGACGACGATGACAAGCTGGGCCGCGCCACGAAGTATTTCGAAAAGTCGGTGAAGCTGACACCCGAGAATATCCCCTCGCGCAAAGGGTTGGGCTACGCGCTGATGAAGTCGGGACGCTATGCCGAGGCCGAACAGCAACTGGTCCCCGCGCTCGAAGCCATGCCTGATGATGCCAATGCCCTGTACGCACTTGGCATGGTGCGCTTCGGGCAGGGGCGATTCCAAGAAGCGGCCGATCTACTCCAACAATCGCTCCGCAAAGAACCGGCCGACATCGACACGCACCGCGCGCTGGCGGACGTGTGGCAGAAGCTAGGACGAAATGCCGAAGCGGCGACCGAGCACCGGACCGTCGCCGAAATGGCCAAGGCCCGGGCCGCGATCCTGGCTGACGCCGGCGAGCGTTACCTGGAGCGTGGGCACCTCGAGCAAGCCACCGCTGCGTTTGCCCGCGCCCTGTACCTGGATCCGACCGACACCAAGGCGCGCGACGGGCTCGAGCGCGCGGAACGTGCTGCGAGAGATTTCCGTCCCTAA
- a CDS encoding circularly permuted type 2 ATP-grasp protein — translation MRFDAYDTGSFYDEMFESGGQPRTGAALLVQKIEALSLHEIKNCQQAAELALLNMGITFNVYGHEAGTEKVWPFDIVPRIIEAHEWERIEKGLRQRITALNLFIDDVYHDQKIVRDGVVPEELLHSGKCYLAPCAGLNPPRGVWCHISGIDLVRDADGSFYVLEDNMRCPSGVSYVLENREVMKRTFPQVFEGLCVRPVDDYPDRLLETLQYVAPEGVQNPVVALLTPGVYNSAYFEHSFLAQQMGIELVTGSDLVVSEGYVFMRTTHGLRRVDVIYRRIDDDFLDPRELRSDSLLGVPGLLDVYRNGRVALANAPGTGIADDKAVYAYVPEIIRYYLGEDALLSNVPTFVCSDDKHREHVLANLDKFVVKEANGSGGYGMLMGPMASKSERDKFRDLISHEPRKYIAQPMLSISRVPTIVDETFEGRHVDLRPYILYGKDIYVLPGGLTRVALEKGSMVVNSSQGGGSKDTWVLGTRAEDGYPHNAAPTAVPAEATC, via the coding sequence ATGCGTTTCGATGCGTACGACACCGGCAGTTTTTACGACGAGATGTTCGAATCGGGCGGCCAGCCCCGCACTGGCGCCGCCTTGCTCGTGCAAAAGATCGAGGCTCTCAGCCTGCACGAGATCAAGAATTGCCAGCAGGCCGCCGAGTTGGCCCTCTTGAACATGGGCATCACCTTCAATGTCTACGGCCACGAGGCCGGCACCGAAAAGGTGTGGCCCTTCGACATCGTCCCGCGCATCATCGAAGCGCACGAGTGGGAGCGCATCGAGAAAGGGCTGCGGCAGCGCATCACGGCCCTGAACCTGTTCATCGACGACGTCTACCACGATCAAAAGATCGTCCGCGACGGCGTCGTGCCCGAAGAGCTCTTGCACTCGGGCAAGTGCTACCTGGCCCCCTGTGCCGGCTTGAACCCGCCGCGCGGCGTGTGGTGCCACATTTCGGGCATCGACCTGGTGCGCGACGCCGACGGCAGCTTCTACGTGCTGGAAGACAACATGCGCTGCCCGTCGGGTGTGTCGTATGTGCTGGAAAATCGCGAAGTCATGAAACGCACCTTTCCGCAAGTCTTCGAAGGGCTGTGCGTCCGCCCGGTCGACGACTACCCGGACCGGCTGCTGGAAACGCTGCAATACGTGGCGCCCGAGGGCGTGCAAAACCCGGTGGTGGCGCTCCTGACGCCGGGCGTGTACAACTCGGCCTATTTCGAGCATTCGTTCCTGGCGCAGCAGATGGGGATCGAGCTGGTCACCGGCTCGGACCTGGTGGTCAGCGAAGGCTACGTCTTCATGCGCACCACGCACGGCCTGCGCCGCGTGGACGTCATCTATCGCCGTATCGACGACGATTTCCTCGACCCGCGCGAGCTGCGCTCCGATTCGCTTTTGGGCGTGCCGGGCCTGCTGGACGTGTATCGCAATGGCCGCGTGGCCTTGGCCAACGCTCCCGGCACCGGCATCGCCGATGACAAGGCCGTGTACGCGTATGTGCCCGAGATCATCCGCTACTACCTGGGCGAAGACGCGCTACTGTCGAATGTGCCGACCTTCGTCTGCTCGGACGACAAACATCGCGAGCACGTGCTGGCGAACCTCGACAAGTTCGTGGTAAAAGAAGCCAATGGGTCGGGCGGGTACGGCATGCTGATGGGCCCGATGGCCTCGAAGAGCGAGCGCGACAAGTTCCGCGATCTGATCTCGCACGAGCCGCGCAAATATATCGCTCAGCCGATGCTGTCGATCAGCCGCGTGCCCACGATCGTCGACGAGACGTTCGAAGGGCGCCACGTCGATCTGCGACCGTACATCTTGTACGGCAAGGACATTTACGTGCTGCCGGGCGGCTTGACCCGCGTGGCGCTGGAAAAGGGCTCGATGGTCGTAAACAGCTCGCAAGGCGGCGGCAGCAAGGATACCTGGGTGCTGGGCACCCGCGCCGAAGACGGTTACCCGCACAACGCAGCGCCTACGGCCGTGCCGGCGGAGGCCACATGCTGA